The following are encoded together in the Thiobacillus sp. SCUT-2 genome:
- the pyrF gene encoding orotidine-5'-phosphate decarboxylase has protein sequence MNSTKIIVALDFPDAASALALAGRLDPALCRLKVGKELFTAAGPELVRALVARGFEVFLDLKFHDIPNTVAAACRAAAGLGVWMMNVHASGGRRMLAAAREALADLPHPPLLIAVTVLTSMSAEDLSEVGVADAPADQVLRLARLTHDCLLDGVVCSAQEATMLRASLGTDFRLVTPGIRPAGADRGDQRRVMTPVEALRAGATDLVIGRPITGAVDPLVALKAIQSDIHNA, from the coding sequence ATGAATTCAACCAAGATCATCGTGGCGCTGGACTTTCCGGATGCCGCCTCGGCGCTGGCGCTGGCGGGCCGGCTCGATCCGGCGCTGTGCCGGCTGAAGGTGGGCAAGGAGCTGTTCACCGCGGCGGGGCCGGAACTGGTGCGTGCGCTGGTGGCGCGCGGCTTCGAGGTCTTCCTCGACCTCAAGTTCCACGACATCCCCAACACCGTGGCGGCGGCGTGCCGCGCGGCGGCGGGGCTGGGGGTGTGGATGATGAACGTGCACGCCTCGGGCGGGCGCCGCATGCTGGCGGCCGCGCGCGAGGCGCTCGCTGACCTGCCGCATCCGCCGCTGCTGATCGCGGTGACGGTGCTGACCAGCATGAGCGCCGAGGACCTGAGCGAGGTCGGCGTGGCGGACGCGCCGGCCGATCAGGTACTGCGGCTCGCGCGGCTGACGCACGACTGCCTGCTCGACGGTGTCGTGTGCTCCGCGCAGGAGGCGACGATGCTGCGTGCCAGCCTGGGGACCGATTTCCGGCTCGTGACGCCGGGCATCCGGCCGGCGGGCGCCGATCGCGGCGACCAGCGGCGCGTGATGACGCCGGTCGAAGCGCTGCGCGCCGGCGCGACGGACCTGGTGATCGGCCGGCCCATCACGGGCGCCGTCGATCCGCTCGTCGCGCTGAAGGCCATTCAGTCCGACATTCATAATGCTTGA
- the rfaD gene encoding ADP-glyceromanno-heptose 6-epimerase encodes MSQYTVVTGAAGFIGSNIVKALNERGETNIIAVDNLTRADKFRNLTDCEIADYLDKAEFLDFVEQGVLDGSVAAIFHEGACSDTMETDGRYMMENNYRYSGALLKFCQDEGAQFLYASSASVYGAGRVFSESREFESPLNVYGYSKFLFDQSVRRLWADRTAQIVGFRYFNVYGPREQHKGRMASVAFHFFNQYRAEGRVKLFEGCDGYPNGEQRRDFVSIEDVVRVNLWFLDHPESSGIFNVGTGRCQSFNDVAVAAVNACRAADGQPALSLAELQAQGIVSYIAFPDALKGKYQSYTEADISALRGAGYDAPFYSVEEGTARYIEHLLKK; translated from the coding sequence ATGAGCCAGTACACCGTCGTTACCGGCGCCGCCGGATTCATCGGATCGAACATCGTCAAGGCGCTGAACGAACGCGGCGAGACCAACATCATCGCCGTCGACAACCTGACCCGCGCGGACAAGTTCAGGAACCTGACCGACTGCGAGATCGCCGACTACCTCGACAAGGCCGAATTCCTCGACTTCGTCGAGCAGGGCGTGCTCGACGGCAGCGTGGCGGCGATCTTCCACGAGGGGGCATGCTCCGACACCATGGAGACCGACGGCCGTTACATGATGGAGAACAACTACCGCTACTCCGGCGCGCTGCTGAAGTTCTGCCAGGACGAGGGTGCGCAGTTCCTCTACGCCTCGTCGGCGAGCGTCTACGGGGCCGGGCGCGTGTTCTCCGAATCGCGCGAGTTCGAGTCGCCGCTCAACGTCTACGGCTACTCCAAGTTCCTGTTCGACCAGAGCGTGCGCCGCCTGTGGGCCGACCGCACCGCGCAGATCGTCGGCTTCCGCTACTTCAACGTCTACGGCCCGCGCGAACAGCACAAGGGGCGCATGGCCTCGGTCGCCTTCCACTTTTTCAACCAGTACCGCGCCGAAGGCCGCGTGAAGCTGTTCGAAGGCTGCGACGGCTACCCGAATGGCGAGCAGCGCCGCGACTTCGTCTCGATCGAGGACGTGGTGCGCGTCAATTTGTGGTTCCTCGACCATCCCGAGTCCTCGGGCATCTTCAACGTCGGCACCGGCCGCTGCCAGAGCTTCAACGACGTGGCGGTGGCGGCGGTCAACGCCTGCCGCGCCGCCGATGGCCAGCCGGCGCTCAGCCTGGCCGAGTTGCAGGCGCAGGGCATCGTCAGCTATATCGCCTTTCCCGATGCCTTGAAGGGCAAGTACCAGAGCTATACGGAAGCGGACATTTCGGCACTGCGCGGCGCGGGGTATGATGCGCCGTTCTACAGCGTCGAAGAAGGCACCGCGCGCTACATCGAACACCTGCTGAAGAAATGA
- the cysM gene encoding cysteine synthase CysM yields the protein MSTYKTIEDTVGNTPLVRLKRMPGDTTNTILVKLEGNNPAGSVKDRPALSMIERAEARGEIKPGDTLIEATSGNTGIALAMAAAMRGYKMILIMPEHLSIERRQTMRAFGAELQLVSREAGMEGARDLAVAMEKQGIGKILDQFSNPDNPEAHYRTTGPEIWRDTQGRITHFVSSMGTTGTIMGCSRYLKEQNPNIQIVGVQPTEGAQIPGIRKWPAEYVPKICDTSRVDRMIYVSQQDAEETTRRLAREEGIFAGISSGGALWAALQLSKEVEHAVIVSIVCDRGDRYLSTGVFPA from the coding sequence ATGAGCACCTACAAGACCATCGAGGATACCGTCGGCAACACCCCGCTGGTGCGCCTCAAGCGCATGCCGGGCGACACGACCAACACGATCCTGGTCAAGCTCGAGGGCAACAACCCGGCCGGCTCGGTGAAGGACCGGCCGGCGCTGTCGATGATCGAGCGCGCCGAGGCGCGCGGCGAGATCAAGCCGGGCGACACCCTGATCGAGGCGACCAGCGGCAACACCGGCATCGCGCTGGCGATGGCGGCGGCAATGCGCGGCTACAAGATGATCCTCATCATGCCGGAGCACCTGTCGATCGAACGGCGCCAGACCATGCGCGCCTTCGGCGCGGAGCTGCAGCTCGTCAGCAGGGAGGCGGGCATGGAAGGCGCGCGCGACCTGGCAGTGGCGATGGAGAAGCAGGGCATCGGCAAGATCCTCGACCAGTTCTCCAACCCCGACAACCCGGAGGCGCACTATCGCACCACCGGCCCCGAGATCTGGCGCGACACGCAGGGCAGGATCACGCATTTCGTCTCCAGCATGGGCACGACCGGCACCATCATGGGCTGCTCGCGCTACCTCAAGGAACAGAACCCCAACATCCAGATCGTCGGCGTGCAGCCGACCGAAGGCGCGCAGATTCCCGGCATCCGCAAATGGCCGGCCGAATACGTGCCGAAGATCTGCGATACGAGCCGCGTCGACCGCATGATCTACGTCAGCCAGCAGGACGCCGAGGAGACCACCCGCCGGCTCGCGCGCGAGGAGGGCATCTTCGCCGGCATCTCGTCGGGCGGCGCGCTGTGGGCCGCGCTGCAGCTGTCGAAGGAAGTCGAGCACGCGGTGATCGTCTCCATCGTCTGCGACCGCGGCGACCGCTACCTGTCGACCGGCGTCTTCCCCGCGTAA
- the rfaE1 gene encoding D-glycero-beta-D-manno-heptose-7-phosphate kinase, whose translation MALRDAIRGARILVVGDVMLDRYWFGEVSRISPEAPVPVVHVTRNEDRIGGAGNVARNAAALGAQVSLLSVVGCDEAGQALRSLLGAEPFAVHLHEDPAFSTITKLRIIGRQQQLLRVDFETQPGHEVLAAKLEEYSRLLADCDAVILSDYGKGGLTHVTRMIELARAAGKPILVDPKGDDWARYAGATLVTPNRSEFREVAGSWKSEAELADKARAVRQSFQVEALLVTRSEEGMSLFDATGAHHEATRAQEVFDVSGAGDTVIAAFAVALAAGADGIEAMRLANRAAGIVVGKFGTAVATAAEVFGDAA comes from the coding sequence ATGGCCTTGCGCGACGCCATCCGCGGCGCCCGCATCCTCGTGGTGGGCGACGTGATGCTGGACCGCTACTGGTTCGGCGAGGTCTCGCGCATCTCGCCCGAGGCGCCGGTGCCGGTCGTGCACGTCACCCGCAACGAGGATCGCATCGGCGGCGCCGGCAACGTCGCGCGCAACGCGGCCGCGCTTGGTGCGCAGGTGAGCCTGCTGTCGGTGGTCGGTTGCGACGAGGCCGGGCAGGCGCTGCGGTCGCTGCTCGGGGCCGAGCCGTTCGCCGTCCACCTGCACGAGGATCCCGCCTTCTCGACCATCACCAAGCTGCGCATCATCGGTAGACAGCAGCAGCTGCTGCGCGTCGACTTCGAGACCCAGCCCGGCCACGAGGTGCTGGCGGCCAAGCTGGAGGAGTATTCCAGGCTGCTCGCCGACTGCGACGCGGTGATCCTGTCGGACTACGGCAAGGGCGGGCTCACCCACGTCACGCGCATGATCGAACTGGCGCGCGCGGCTGGCAAGCCCATCCTCGTCGACCCCAAGGGCGACGACTGGGCGCGCTACGCCGGCGCCACGCTGGTCACGCCCAATCGCAGCGAATTCCGCGAGGTGGCCGGCAGCTGGAAGAGCGAGGCCGAGCTGGCCGACAAGGCGCGCGCGGTGCGCCAGAGCTTCCAGGTGGAGGCGCTGCTCGTGACCCGCAGCGAGGAGGGCATGAGCCTCTTCGACGCGACGGGCGCGCACCACGAGGCCACGCGGGCGCAGGAAGTATTCGACGTCTCCGGTGCCGGCGACACCGTGATCGCGGCGTTTGCGGTCGCGCTGGCCGCGGGGGCGGACGGCATCGAGGCCATGCGGCTGGCGAACCGCGCCGCGGGCATCGTGGTCGGCAAGTTCGGCACGGCGGTGGCTACCGCCGCAGAGGTTTTTGGAGACGCAGCATGA
- the lapB gene encoding lipopolysaccharide assembly protein LapB, with protein sequence MEFEYWWLLVFPLFFALGWLAARVDIRQVVTESRALPNSYFRGLNFLLNEQPDKAIEAFLEVVKLEPETIDLHFALGGLFRRRGELDRAIRMHENLLEREGLAEEQRLRAMAELGQDYLKAGLLDRAEQVFGKLLETSRHGLARTYLLEIYVQEKDWQKAIDAARVLEKDTSKPLNADIAHFHCELALLEAARGNADAAADHLKQSLAANRQSVRANMMAGDLDAAAGRHEAAIADWRLVETQSAVHMALVVDRVLASYRQLGRLAEGVQWLRALYGRQPSPDLFNALYLAVSETEGAAAASQLAREELRRNPSLRTLDRLLEAELVNAPPEARELLQVEKNLVASHSQRMMRYQCGSCGFKAAQFFWRCPACGRWDSFDPERREGEG encoded by the coding sequence ATGGAATTTGAGTACTGGTGGCTGCTGGTCTTTCCGCTGTTCTTCGCCCTGGGCTGGCTCGCTGCGCGGGTCGACATCCGTCAGGTGGTGACGGAATCGCGCGCGCTGCCCAATTCCTACTTCCGCGGCCTGAATTTCCTGCTCAACGAGCAGCCGGACAAGGCAATCGAAGCCTTCCTCGAGGTCGTCAAGCTCGAACCGGAGACGATCGACCTCCACTTCGCGCTGGGCGGCCTGTTCCGCCGGCGCGGTGAACTCGATCGCGCGATCCGCATGCACGAGAACCTGCTCGAGCGCGAAGGCCTCGCCGAGGAGCAGCGCCTGCGCGCGATGGCCGAGCTCGGGCAGGACTACCTGAAGGCCGGCCTGCTCGACCGGGCGGAGCAGGTGTTCGGCAAGCTCCTGGAAACCTCGCGGCACGGCCTCGCGCGGACCTACCTGCTGGAAATCTACGTGCAGGAAAAGGACTGGCAGAAGGCGATCGACGCTGCCCGCGTGCTGGAAAAGGACACCAGCAAGCCGCTCAACGCGGACATTGCGCATTTCCACTGCGAGCTGGCACTGCTGGAGGCGGCCAGGGGCAATGCCGACGCGGCCGCCGATCACCTGAAGCAGTCCCTCGCCGCCAATCGCCAGTCGGTGCGCGCCAACATGATGGCCGGCGACCTCGATGCGGCAGCGGGCCGGCACGAGGCGGCGATTGCCGACTGGCGCCTCGTCGAGACGCAGAGCGCGGTGCACATGGCGCTCGTGGTCGACCGCGTGCTCGCCAGCTATCGCCAGCTGGGCCGGCTCGCCGAAGGCGTGCAGTGGCTGCGCGCGCTGTATGGCCGGCAACCGTCGCCCGACCTGTTCAATGCGCTCTACCTCGCGGTGTCGGAGACCGAAGGCGCGGCCGCGGCCAGCCAGCTTGCCCGCGAGGAGTTGCGCCGCAACCCTAGCCTGCGCACGCTCGATCGCCTGCTCGAGGCCGAGCTCGTCAACGCGCCGCCTGAGGCGCGTGAACTGCTGCAGGTGGAGAAGAATCTCGTGGCCTCGCACAGCCAGCGCATGATGCGCTACCAGTGCGGCAGCTGCGGCTTCAAGGCCGCGCAGTTCTTCTGGCGCTGCCCGGCGTGCGGACGCTGGGACAGCTTCGATCCGGAGCGACGCGAGGGCGAAGGCTGA
- a CDS encoding peptide chain release factor 3 produces MESTQTAPAQTGDPALARDVKKRRTFAIISHPDAGKTTLTEKLLLFGGAIQMAGTVKAKKSGKFATSDWMAVEQERGISVASSVMQFAYGDCVFNLLDTPGHKDFSEDTYRVLTAVDAAIMVVDAAKGVEEQTIKLLEVCRMRNTPIITFINKLDREVREPLELLDEIESILQIHCAPVTWPIGMGKRFQGVYHLIHDEILRFKAGEENAGQQFESLQGLGEAKLRELFPLEADTLLGEIELVRGAGATFQIDDFLAGRQTPVFFGSGINNFGVREVLRALSDWAPPPLPREAVQRTVEPTEPKFTGFVFKIQANMDPQHRDRIAFFRICSGRYSPGMKVRHRRTGKEMKIANAVVFMANERQRSEDAVAGDIIGIHNHGQLQIGDTLTEGEALQFKGIPYFAPELFSKPRLRDPLRAKQLNKGLLELGEEGAVQVFEPFADNTLLIGAVGPLQFEIVAHRLKTEYGVDATFENAGIHTARWVTCPDAQHLAEFTKANSLRLAKDVDGNLVYLADTRVNLQLAQERWPKVAFHDTREHGQQLS; encoded by the coding sequence ATGGAATCCACCCAGACCGCGCCGGCCCAAACCGGCGATCCCGCCTTGGCGCGCGACGTCAAGAAGCGCCGCACCTTCGCGATCATCTCCCACCCCGACGCGGGTAAAACGACGCTGACGGAGAAGCTGCTGCTGTTCGGCGGCGCGATCCAGATGGCCGGCACGGTCAAGGCCAAGAAGAGCGGCAAGTTCGCCACCTCCGACTGGATGGCGGTCGAGCAGGAGCGCGGCATCTCGGTGGCGAGCTCGGTGATGCAGTTCGCCTACGGCGACTGCGTGTTCAACCTGCTCGATACGCCCGGCCACAAGGACTTCTCGGAAGACACCTACCGCGTGCTGACCGCGGTCGATGCCGCGATCATGGTGGTCGACGCCGCCAAGGGCGTCGAGGAGCAGACGATCAAGCTGCTGGAAGTGTGCCGGATGCGCAATACGCCCATCATCACCTTCATCAACAAGCTCGACCGCGAGGTGCGCGAGCCGCTGGAACTCCTCGACGAGATCGAGTCGATCCTGCAGATCCACTGCGCGCCGGTGACCTGGCCGATCGGCATGGGCAAGCGCTTCCAGGGCGTCTACCACCTGATCCACGACGAGATCCTGCGCTTCAAGGCCGGCGAGGAGAACGCCGGCCAGCAGTTCGAGTCGCTGCAGGGCCTGGGCGAGGCGAAGCTGCGCGAGCTGTTTCCGCTCGAAGCCGACACGCTGCTCGGCGAGATCGAACTCGTGCGCGGCGCCGGCGCCACCTTCCAGATCGACGATTTCCTCGCCGGCAGGCAGACGCCGGTGTTCTTCGGTTCCGGGATCAACAACTTCGGCGTGCGCGAAGTGCTGCGCGCGCTGTCCGACTGGGCGCCGCCGCCGCTGCCGCGCGAGGCCGTCCAGCGCACGGTCGAGCCGACCGAACCCAAGTTCACCGGCTTCGTGTTCAAGATCCAGGCCAACATGGACCCGCAGCACCGCGACCGCATCGCCTTCTTCCGCATCTGCTCGGGCCGCTACAGCCCCGGCATGAAGGTCCGCCACCGCCGCACCGGCAAGGAGATGAAGATCGCCAACGCGGTCGTGTTCATGGCCAACGAGCGGCAGCGCTCGGAGGATGCCGTCGCCGGCGACATCATCGGCATCCACAACCACGGCCAGCTGCAGATCGGCGACACGTTGACCGAGGGCGAAGCGCTGCAGTTCAAGGGCATTCCCTACTTCGCCCCGGAACTGTTTTCCAAGCCGCGCCTCAGGGATCCCCTACGCGCCAAGCAGCTCAACAAGGGCCTGCTGGAGCTCGGCGAGGAAGGCGCGGTGCAGGTTTTCGAGCCCTTCGCCGACAACACGCTGCTGATCGGCGCAGTCGGCCCGCTGCAGTTCGAGATCGTCGCGCACCGGCTCAAGACCGAATACGGCGTCGACGCGACGTTCGAGAATGCCGGCATCCACACCGCACGCTGGGTCACCTGTCCCGATGCGCAGCATCTCGCCGAGTTCACCAAGGCGAATTCGCTGCGGCTGGCGAAGGACGTCGACGGCAACCTGGTCTACCTGGCGGATACGCGGGTGAATCTGCAACTGGCGCAGGAGCGCTGGCCCAAGGTCGCGTTCCACGACACGCGGGAACACGGCCAGCAGCTCAGCTAG
- the radA gene encoding DNA repair protein RadA encodes MAKAKTIYTCTECGGQSPKWQGQCPACGAWNTLVETVAESARPRFAALAATSQVQLLHDVEASEESRIATDIGELDRVLGGGLVPGGVTLIGGDPGIGKSTLLLQALAGLSGRLKTLYVSGEESARQVALRARRLSLPETNLPVLPEIRLEAILAQLESMKPAVAVIDSIQTLYSEALTSAPGSVAQVRECAAQLTRHAKQSGCAIILVGHVTKEGAIAGPRVLEHIVDTVLYFEGDTGSSFRLVRAFKNRFGAVNEIGVFAMTEKGLKGVSNPSAIFLSRHGEPVPGSCVLVTQEGTRPLLVEIQALVDSSHAPSPRRLSVGLEQNRLAMLLAVLHRHAGIACFDQDVFVNAVGGVKISEPAADLAVLAAIVSSLRSQPLPDKLVMFGEVGLAGEIRPVQRGQERLKEAAKLGFTQAIVPAANQPKQKIAGMTVHAVHRLDEAIRLFREG; translated from the coding sequence GTGGCCAAAGCCAAGACGATCTACACTTGCACCGAGTGCGGCGGGCAGTCGCCCAAGTGGCAGGGGCAGTGCCCGGCCTGCGGCGCCTGGAACACGCTGGTCGAAACGGTCGCTGAATCCGCCAGGCCACGCTTCGCCGCGCTCGCTGCGACGAGCCAGGTCCAGCTGCTGCATGACGTCGAGGCCTCCGAGGAAAGCCGCATCGCGACCGACATCGGCGAACTCGACCGCGTGCTCGGCGGCGGCCTGGTGCCAGGCGGCGTCACGCTGATCGGCGGCGACCCCGGCATCGGCAAGTCCACGCTTCTTTTGCAGGCGCTCGCCGGATTGTCGGGGCGACTGAAGACGCTCTACGTCAGCGGCGAGGAATCGGCGCGCCAGGTCGCGCTGCGCGCGCGGCGCCTTTCGCTGCCCGAGACGAATCTCCCGGTGCTGCCGGAAATCCGGCTCGAGGCCATCCTCGCGCAGCTCGAATCGATGAAGCCCGCGGTCGCCGTGATCGACTCGATCCAGACCCTGTATTCCGAGGCGCTGACCTCGGCGCCCGGCTCGGTCGCGCAGGTGCGCGAATGCGCGGCGCAGCTCACGCGCCATGCCAAGCAGAGCGGCTGCGCGATCATCCTCGTCGGCCATGTCACCAAGGAAGGCGCGATCGCCGGGCCGCGCGTGCTCGAGCACATCGTCGACACCGTACTGTATTTCGAAGGCGACACCGGCTCCTCGTTCAGGCTGGTGCGCGCGTTCAAGAACCGCTTCGGCGCGGTCAACGAGATCGGCGTGTTCGCGATGACCGAGAAGGGCCTCAAGGGCGTGTCCAATCCATCGGCCATCTTTCTCTCGCGCCACGGCGAGCCGGTGCCGGGTTCGTGCGTGCTGGTGACGCAGGAAGGCACGCGGCCGCTGCTGGTCGAGATCCAGGCGCTGGTCGATTCCAGCCATGCGCCGAGCCCGCGCCGCCTCTCGGTGGGCCTGGAGCAGAACCGGCTCGCCATGCTGCTTGCCGTGCTGCACCGCCACGCCGGCATCGCCTGCTTCGACCAGGACGTGTTCGTGAATGCGGTCGGCGGGGTGAAGATCAGCGAACCGGCCGCCGACCTCGCCGTGCTGGCGGCGATCGTCTCGTCGCTCCGGAGCCAGCCCTTGCCCGACAAGCTCGTGATGTTCGGCGAGGTCGGCCTGGCCGGCGAGATCCGCCCGGTGCAGCGCGGCCAGGAGCGCCTCAAGGAAGCGGCCAAGCTCGGCTTCACGCAGGCCATCGTGCCGGCCGCCAACCAGCCGAAGCAGAAGATCGCCGGCATGACGGTGCACGCAGTGCATCGCCTCGACGAGGCGATTCGCCTGTTCCGGGAAGGCTGA
- a CDS encoding LapA family protein — protein MKNLTRYLGLALKLLVFLLVLGFALKNSHTVTFYSYLGYVWQAPLIVMLGLAFVIGALFGLAALLPTVFRQRREIARRPLPEEAETTMQTDLLPPHHGI, from the coding sequence ATGAAAAATCTCACACGCTACCTGGGGCTGGCGCTCAAACTGCTGGTGTTCCTGCTGGTGCTGGGGTTCGCCCTCAAGAACAGCCACACGGTAACGTTCTACTCCTATCTCGGCTATGTGTGGCAGGCGCCGCTGATCGTCATGCTTGGCCTGGCGTTCGTCATAGGCGCGCTGTTCGGCCTCGCCGCCCTGCTTCCCACGGTGTTCCGCCAGCGACGCGAGATCGCGCGCAGGCCGTTGCCGGAAGAGGCGGAGACCACCATGCAGACCGACTTGCTGCCGCCGCATCATGGAATTTGA
- a CDS encoding nucleoside deaminase, with translation MSTALEFELPDFLVRANARELFLPPGDERMRFVLDLARENVAAGGGPFAAAVFEHASGRLLAAGANRVVSSGYSCAHAEMIALTLAQRRLRHYDLGAASFPTCELVSSAEPCLMCLGAVLWSGVRILSVGARGEDVTAQGFDEGPKPADWVGELRHRGIEVHGDVLRDEAREVLRAYQAAGGPIYNARRAT, from the coding sequence ATGAGCACCGCCCTCGAATTTGAATTGCCGGACTTCCTCGTGCGCGCCAACGCCCGCGAGCTCTTCTTGCCGCCGGGCGACGAACGCATGCGCTTCGTGCTCGACCTGGCCCGCGAGAACGTTGCCGCCGGCGGCGGCCCCTTCGCCGCCGCCGTCTTCGAGCACGCAAGCGGCCGCCTCCTGGCCGCCGGCGCAAACCGCGTGGTGAGCTCGGGCTATTCCTGCGCGCACGCGGAGATGATCGCGCTGACCCTCGCGCAGCGCCGCCTCCGGCATTACGACCTCGGCGCGGCGTCCTTTCCGACCTGCGAACTGGTCAGCAGCGCCGAGCCCTGCCTGATGTGCCTGGGTGCCGTGCTCTGGTCGGGGGTACGAATCCTGAGTGTCGGCGCGCGCGGCGAAGACGTCACCGCGCAGGGCTTCGACGAGGGCCCGAAGCCCGCCGACTGGGTCGGCGAACTGCGCCACCGCGGCATCGAGGTCCATGGAGACGTGCTGCGGGACGAGGCCCGCGAAGTCCTGCGCGCCTATCAGGCGGCCGGCGGCCCGATCTACAACGCGCGCCGCGCCACGTAG
- a CDS encoding UDP-glucose dehydrogenase family protein: MKITVIGTGYVGLVTGTCLAEVGNEVLCLDVDPTKIEILKAGGIPIYEPGLEDMVKRNVAAGRLFFTTDIEESVKFGQIQFIAVGTPPDEDGSADLQYVVAAARNIGRHMSEYRLVVDKSTVPVGTADKVKAALTEELAKRGAAIEFDVASNPEFLKEGAAVDDFMKPDRIVIGTESERATQLLRQLYAPFQRNHDRLTVMDVKSAELTKYAANAMLATRISFMNELAVLAERLGADIEQVRHGIGSDPRIGYHFLYAGCGYGGSCFPKDVQALRRTAQENGVPLRVLDAVEEANDAQKHILIDKLTARFGKDLKGKRFAMWGLAFKPNTDDMREAPSRTMLEALWAMGATVSAYDPAAMEETRRIYGERADLLLVDSPMDALKGADALLIVTEWKVFRSPNFDTMKALLKTPLIFDGRNLYEPQAMRGMGFDYLPIGRP, encoded by the coding sequence GTGAAAATCACCGTGATCGGTACCGGCTACGTCGGCCTGGTGACCGGAACCTGCCTGGCCGAGGTCGGCAACGAGGTGCTGTGCCTCGATGTCGACCCCACCAAGATCGAGATCCTCAAGGCGGGCGGCATTCCGATCTACGAGCCGGGGCTGGAGGACATGGTGAAGCGCAACGTCGCAGCAGGCCGCCTGTTCTTCACCACCGATATCGAGGAGTCGGTGAAGTTCGGCCAGATCCAGTTCATTGCGGTCGGCACGCCGCCCGACGAGGATGGCTCGGCGGATCTGCAGTACGTGGTCGCGGCCGCACGCAACATCGGCCGCCACATGAGTGAATACAGGCTGGTCGTCGACAAGTCGACCGTGCCGGTCGGCACCGCCGACAAGGTCAAGGCCGCGCTCACCGAGGAGCTTGCGAAGCGTGGCGCGGCGATCGAATTCGATGTCGCCTCCAACCCGGAATTCCTCAAGGAGGGTGCGGCGGTCGACGACTTCATGAAGCCCGACCGCATCGTCATCGGCACCGAGAGCGAACGCGCGACCCAGCTGCTGCGGCAACTCTACGCGCCGTTCCAGCGCAACCACGACCGCCTGACCGTGATGGACGTGAAGAGCGCCGAGCTCACCAAGTACGCGGCCAACGCCATGCTGGCGACGCGCATCTCCTTCATGAACGAGCTCGCGGTGCTGGCGGAAAGACTCGGCGCCGACATCGAGCAGGTGCGCCACGGCATCGGCTCCGACCCGCGCATCGGCTACCACTTCCTCTACGCGGGTTGCGGCTACGGCGGCTCGTGCTTCCCCAAGGACGTGCAGGCCTTGCGCCGCACCGCGCAGGAAAACGGCGTGCCGCTGCGCGTGCTCGATGCGGTCGAGGAGGCCAACGACGCGCAGAAGCACATCCTGATCGACAAGCTGACGGCGCGCTTCGGCAAGGATCTGAAAGGCAAGCGCTTCGCCATGTGGGGCCTGGCGTTCAAGCCCAACACCGACGACATGCGCGAGGCGCCCAGCCGCACCATGCTGGAAGCGCTGTGGGCGATGGGCGCGACCGTGTCGGCCTACGATCCGGCGGCGATGGAGGAAACGCGCCGCATCTACGGCGAGCGCGCCGACCTGCTGCTGGTCGACAGCCCGATGGACGCGCTCAAGGGGGCCGACGCGCTCCTGATCGTCACCGAATGGAAGGTCTTCCGCAGCCCGAACTTCGACACCATGAAGGCGCTGCTGAAGACGCCGCTGATCTTCGACGGCCGCAATCTCTACGAGCCCCAGGCGATGCGCGGGATGGGCTTCGATTACCTGCCGATCGGCCGTCCGTGA